In Hyalangium minutum, the genomic stretch CCCTCCTTGCCTGCCAGCTTCAGCGCCCAGCCGAACGGCATGCACCCGGCGCAGGCCGCGAGGATGCCGAGCATGGAGGCGGTGAGGGGCAGCTTGTCGCGGCGCTTGAGGCTGGCGTGGAACTTCACCGGGAAGTACAGGGACAGGAAGTTGCCGGCGGCGAGCAGCACGGGCACCACGGCAGCCACGGAGGCCATGGCGCACAGGAAGTCCACCCACGTGCCGAAGCCGAAGTAGACCCGGTAGAAGAGGCCCACCAGCAGCGCCATGCCCAGGCCGGCCACGCCCTGCACCAGGTTCTTGGCGCGCAGCACGTCCGCCAGCTCCATGGGCGCGGCCAGGAAGATGGCGAAGCCCTGCCCGTCATAGGCGAAGGTGTTCTGCGAGAACGTGGAGGCGATGACGACGGCGCCGTACACGGCCAGCCCGCCCATCAGCGACACATCCGCGGACTGCCCGAACAGGTAGACGAACAAGTCCCGCCCGGACAGCAGCTTCAGGAGGATGGCGAGGATGAAGGGCACGGAGGTGAGCAGCCGGGCGCGCGGGTTGCGCCACAAGTCCAACACCTCGCGGGCGAGCAGCGTGCGGAACCGGGTGGGCGTGCGGGCGAACGGATCGCGGTCCCCGGACTCCTTCATGGCAGGGCCCGCGCGCCCCGCTTGGCGGTGGAAGCGCAGCAGCAGCACGTAGGCCACGCCCATGCCGATGAGGACGAAGAGCCCCAGCCCGAAAGACTCCATGAGGGCCAGGCGCAGACGCCCGTAGGCGAGCTGTCCCAGCGAGTCCCCGAAGAATCCCGGAGGCACGCGGCCGAGCGCGATGGCCGCGTTGATGATGATGCTCATGTCCAGCGCGCCCACGCCGGCCTCACCCACGGCGGTGAGCCACGAGGTGTCCACCGGGGGGATGAAGGACGCGGCGAAGAGGAAGGCGAACAGGCCGCCACCGATGATCTCCGCGCTGCGCTTCTCCCTCAGCACGTTGATGACGGCGTGCAGGGCCACGCGGCTCCAGGCGGCGCAGAGAAGGGCGAAGAGGATGTAGTTGACCACGGCAACCCAGGGCGCTCGGAGCGGGTACACCGAGGCGTAGCCCAGAGCGGCGCCGGTGAGGGGCGCGTAGAAGACGAGGGCACGCGGCTCGAAGAGGCTGGCCACGGTGGAGGAGATGAGCAGCCGGAAAGGCGAGATGGGGAAGGGCGCGTAGCGGCTCAGCTCCGAGTGGTCATCCACGCCCGCGGAGAGCAGCGGCCAGGTGACCCACACGGCGGCGGTGACGAAGCACAGCAGGTTGAGGATGAAGTAGGGCCACACGTTGCTCTCGGCCACGGGAGGCAGCCGCATGAGCCCGAAGAAGAGGAGGCCGAAGAAGAGCGCCGGGGCGCTGGAGGCGAGGAAGGTGGCGATCGCCAGCACCTTGCTGGGGCGCCCGGAGCCGCGGTTGAGGCCAATCTTCAGGCGCAGGCCCCACAGCAGCCACAGGTGGCGCAGGAAGCCAGGGGCGGGAGGCGGGCTCACGCGGACTCCCGGCGCAGGGACACCGCGGAGGCGGGGAGCTCTCCATAGAAGGAGAGGGCGGCGTTGCGCGCGGCGGGCACGGAGATGAGCTTCTCGAAGACGGCTTCGAGCGAAGACACGTCATAGCGCTGGATGAGCTCCGGCACGGTGCCCTGATCCAGCATGCGGCCGCCGCGAATGATGCCGGCGTGGGTGGCCAGGCGCTCGGCGATCTCCAGCACGTGCGTGGTGAGCAGCAGGGTGACGCCCCGGCGGCTCAGCTCGCGCAGCAGCTCGCGGATGACGCCGGCGGCCAGCACGTCGATGCCCTCGAAGGGCTCGTCCAGGAAGACGAGCTCGGGGGCGTGGATGAGCGCCGCGGCGATGGCCAGGCGGCGGCGCATGCCCTTGGAGTACTCGGCCACGAGCGCGCCCGCCTTGTAGGTGAGCTCGGTGAGCTCCAGCAGCTCGGCGGCGCGGGCGGCGGCCTCGTCTCCGGACAGGCCATACATGCGGCCGCAGAAGGTGAGGTACTGACGGCCGGTGAGGCGCTCGAAGAGACTGAGCTCCTCGGGGACCATGCCGATCCGCCGCTTCACCTCCATGGGCTGCTTCACGGCGTCCATGCCCAGCAGCTGGATGGTGCCGGCATCCGGGCCGTACACGCCGGTGAGGATGGTCAGCGAGGTGGACTTCCCCGCGCCGTTGGGGCCCAGGTAGGCGTAGAAGGCACCCCGGGGGATCTGGAGATCCAGCCCGTTGAGCGCGGTGAAGTTGCCGAAGCGTTTGACGAGCCCACGGGCGTCAACGGCCAGATCGGTGGGGGAGTGCGACATGTGAGGCGAAGTCTCGGTCCTCCGGGCCTTCCCCGACAATCCCCCCGACAGAGCGAGCAAGCACGGTTGGTTGGTGTAAGCTGGTGTGGGATGGAGCATCTGCTAGCTTCGCCGGAGCCTTCCCCCGTAGGGGCGAGAAAGAGACGGCCGT encodes the following:
- a CDS encoding ABC transporter ATP-binding protein; the encoded protein is MSHSPTDLAVDARGLVKRFGNFTALNGLDLQIPRGAFYAYLGPNGAGKSTSLTILTGVYGPDAGTIQLLGMDAVKQPMEVKRRIGMVPEELSLFERLTGRQYLTFCGRMYGLSGDEAAARAAELLELTELTYKAGALVAEYSKGMRRRLAIAAALIHAPELVFLDEPFEGIDVLAAGVIRELLRELSRRGVTLLLTTHVLEIAERLATHAGIIRGGRMLDQGTVPELIQRYDVSSLEAVFEKLISVPAARNAALSFYGELPASAVSLRRESA